In one Moritella sp. 5 genomic region, the following are encoded:
- a CDS encoding AHH domain-containing protein — protein sequence MAIQKNKGRWKRSSLSKIKTKREKHPLNFQAKAIAAHHLISCEVAAKLSSTRKKQIVYKGYDINYPFNLVFLPMMDQSACHYEVPLHKSGHTDRKIEEFYSEKKGSTIDSDISELEANLHKEADKDKSTILQDDINMVSHLKGYHRVVGSMLAKVLKNLDCDDNKDDFVDTLDELSIEIAAEIGRFKLHLISRGRHMESNQKGCSYCRKANARHDHYSVLSNTKILPKDVIKRYCYTGVRLYTVQEHI from the coding sequence ATGGCTATTCAAAAAAATAAAGGCCGATGGAAACGTTCAAGCCTTAGTAAGATTAAAACAAAACGTGAAAAGCATCCGCTAAATTTTCAGGCTAAAGCGATCGCGGCACATCACTTGATTTCATGTGAAGTTGCAGCAAAACTATCGTCAACACGTAAAAAGCAAATTGTATATAAAGGGTATGATATTAATTATCCGTTTAATTTAGTTTTTTTGCCTATGATGGACCAATCGGCCTGTCATTATGAAGTTCCGTTACATAAATCCGGACATACGGACAGAAAGATAGAAGAATTTTATTCTGAAAAGAAGGGATCAACTATTGATTCTGATATCTCCGAATTAGAAGCAAATTTGCATAAAGAAGCAGATAAAGATAAATCAACAATTCTTCAGGATGATATTAATATGGTTAGTCATTTAAAAGGCTATCATAGAGTAGTTGGTTCTATGCTTGCTAAAGTGTTAAAAAACCTAGACTGCGATGACAATAAAGATGACTTTGTTGATACACTCGATGAACTATCAATCGAAATCGCTGCTGAAATTGGTCGCTTTAAATTACATTTAATTTCTAGAGGTCGCCATATGGAATCAAATCAAAAGGGTTGTAGCTATTGCCGAAAAGCCAATGCAAGGCATGATCACTATTCTGTGCTTAGTAATACAAAAATATTACCGAAGGACGTAATAAAAAGATATTGTTATACAGGTGTAAGGTTATATACAGTACAAGAACATATTTAA
- a CDS encoding PAAR-like domain-containing protein — protein MGVTVSADGLSVVHLGSGGKASATIPDVCLTTVGNAVVPIPYGNNAESADLADGSTTVTMDGGNSIAIKGCKFAKSAGDAGGDKKGVASGTIEAEAKFITASATVKIEGKGVCRLSDQMTMNKANTMCMGGAQNPSVTVTADEEGTYTVDLFLSYADGDPVQGATYSLVDQAGAAFEGSLGNDGKVAVGGVAPGAFTIEYGEDSREFKPNEPTKANPKFDAQANAQTIIEDTKRGEVGFWENTWRKASNGGTWIWGVILGDFNDDASVEQIIANAALTMIPVVDQVGDIRDLTANILNMMDEEGRDKPENWLALSFTLIGCIPLFGSALKGTCKVVLKTGKDTKKDDLLAIVRAFGKGDPEKFLLGLDWGQYAKDISKILSNVLKPCVEIATEMASYADRMGADELASQFLKLGDEIKMFDKMSVDKLKSAMGEFDDLFARVLGKSEKVYPAKTKHHTGGTAQAGSNKNKANEKKDKKSQRCKSCGNILSKKKGHCVGRKNKK, from the coding sequence ATGGGTGTAACGGTTAGTGCAGATGGACTGAGTGTTGTTCATTTGGGATCGGGAGGTAAAGCGAGTGCAACGATACCAGATGTTTGCTTAACCACAGTCGGGAATGCTGTCGTACCTATTCCTTATGGGAATAACGCTGAGTCAGCAGATCTAGCTGATGGTTCAACGACTGTTACAATGGATGGCGGAAATAGTATTGCCATTAAAGGCTGTAAGTTTGCTAAAAGTGCTGGTGATGCAGGAGGGGACAAGAAAGGTGTTGCCTCTGGCACTATTGAGGCCGAAGCCAAATTTATTACCGCCTCCGCAACGGTGAAAATTGAAGGTAAAGGCGTGTGTCGTTTGTCTGATCAAATGACCATGAACAAAGCCAATACCATGTGTATGGGTGGTGCACAAAATCCGTCGGTCACTGTGACTGCTGATGAAGAAGGCACCTATACGGTTGATTTGTTCTTGTCTTATGCTGATGGCGATCCTGTTCAGGGGGCTACTTATAGTTTAGTTGATCAAGCAGGTGCAGCTTTTGAAGGTTCGCTAGGTAATGATGGCAAAGTAGCTGTAGGTGGTGTTGCCCCCGGTGCTTTTACCATTGAATATGGCGAAGATAGCCGCGAATTTAAACCCAACGAGCCAACCAAAGCCAACCCTAAGTTTGACGCGCAAGCCAATGCACAAACCATCATTGAAGACACCAAACGCGGTGAGGTGGGCTTTTGGGAGAATACTTGGCGTAAAGCCTCAAACGGCGGAACGTGGATATGGGGCGTTATATTAGGTGATTTTAATGATGATGCGTCGGTTGAACAAATTATTGCGAACGCTGCGTTAACGATGATCCCTGTGGTTGATCAAGTCGGTGATATACGTGATTTAACCGCCAATATCCTTAATATGATGGATGAAGAGGGGCGCGATAAGCCTGAAAATTGGTTAGCCTTGTCGTTCACCTTAATTGGTTGCATCCCACTGTTTGGTAGTGCGCTAAAAGGCACTTGTAAAGTCGTGCTTAAAACAGGTAAAGATACCAAAAAAGACGATTTATTGGCTATCGTCCGCGCCTTCGGTAAGGGTGACCCAGAGAAGTTTTTACTTGGTTTAGACTGGGGTCAATATGCAAAAGACATCAGCAAAATCTTGTCTAATGTATTAAAACCCTGCGTTGAAATAGCGACAGAGATGGCGTCGTACGCAGACCGCATGGGCGCAGACGAACTGGCATCACAATTTCTTAAACTGGGTGACGAAATCAAAATGTTCGACAAGATGTCAGTGGATAAACTAAAAAGTGCAATGGGCGAGTTTGACGACTTATTTGCACGTGTACTCGGTAAATCAGAGAAAGTTTATCCAGCTAAGACCAAACATCACACGGGCGGCACAGCGCAAGCGGGTAGTAATAAGAATAAGGCGAATGAGAAGAAGGATAAGAAATCTCAGCGTTGTAAATCATGTGGTAACATTTTGTCCAAGAAGAAAGGACATTGCGTTGGCCGTAAAAATAAAAAATAA
- a CDS encoding imm11 family protein, translating into MEVAVINEDLMESNAMFMVADAREYLYSTMEYHPCSSIHPIIWEDESMVSFGVFDITNSGDLSVTAPIAEVFMSFDPYGIEVYPNKLDCADGMSEQQRYVVAINNIVDVVDEKQSKIITKTIKYDPEEHGYDVSIEDQVDVKRTRIIRLYLSEDKLKALPEAKRHIFRPEGTDTFFFSEEIYNALYKIALEGKASGLTAYTFDIKEKAPKF; encoded by the coding sequence ATGGAAGTCGCCGTAATTAATGAAGATTTAATGGAAAGCAATGCGATGTTTATGGTCGCTGATGCACGAGAGTATTTATATAGTACCATGGAGTATCATCCTTGCTCATCGATTCACCCGATTATATGGGAAGATGAATCAATGGTCAGTTTCGGGGTTTTTGATATAACAAACTCGGGTGACTTAAGTGTAACGGCACCGATTGCTGAAGTATTTATGAGCTTTGACCCCTATGGAATAGAAGTCTATCCAAATAAACTTGATTGCGCAGATGGTATGTCAGAGCAACAACGTTATGTCGTAGCAATTAATAACATTGTTGATGTTGTAGATGAGAAACAGAGTAAAATAATTACAAAAACCATAAAATATGATCCAGAAGAACATGGTTATGATGTGTCGATTGAAGATCAAGTTGATGTTAAGCGGACTAGAATTATTCGTTTGTATTTATCTGAAGATAAACTTAAAGCACTACCTGAGGCGAAACGGCATATATTTAGACCTGAAGGGACTGATACCTTTTTCTTTTCTGAAGAGATTTATAATGCATTGTATAAAATAGCGTTAGAAGGGAAGGCTTCAGGATTAACCGCTTATACGTTTGATATTAAAGAAAAAGCACCGAAATTTTAA
- the pfkA gene encoding 6-phosphofructokinase — protein sequence MIKRIGVLTSGGDAPGMNAAIRAVVREGLHLGLEVYGIYDGYAGLHQDRIEKLDRKSVSDVINRGGTFLGSARFPEFKEESVRKEAIENLKKHNIDALVVIGGDGSYMGAKKLTEMGFPCIGIPGTIDNDIPGTTYTIGFDTALNTVVDAIDRLRDTSTSHQRISIVEIMGRYCGDLTMGAAVAGGAEFVVIPEKGYDEAELLTQVKAGIEKGKKHAIIAMCEHVTNVDALAKHIEAETGRETRATILGHLQRGGTPTARDRIMASRMGSFAVKLLLEGEGGRCVGLMNSQMVHHDIIDCINNMKRPFNQELFDLSDSLF from the coding sequence ATGATTAAAAGAATAGGTGTTTTAACAAGTGGTGGTGATGCACCAGGCATGAACGCAGCAATCCGAGCAGTTGTACGTGAAGGCTTACATCTTGGCTTAGAAGTTTACGGTATTTACGACGGTTATGCCGGTTTACATCAAGACCGCATTGAGAAACTTGATCGTAAATCTGTTTCTGATGTCATTAACCGTGGTGGTACTTTCTTAGGTTCTGCACGCTTCCCTGAATTCAAAGAAGAAAGCGTACGTAAAGAAGCAATTGAAAACCTTAAAAAACACAATATCGATGCACTCGTCGTTATTGGTGGTGACGGTTCTTACATGGGTGCGAAGAAGCTAACAGAAATGGGCTTCCCATGTATAGGTATTCCAGGAACAATTGATAACGATATTCCAGGCACCACTTACACCATTGGTTTTGATACTGCACTTAACACGGTTGTTGACGCAATTGACCGTTTACGTGATACCTCAACATCACATCAACGTATCTCAATTGTTGAAATCATGGGTCGCTACTGTGGCGATTTAACCATGGGTGCAGCAGTTGCCGGTGGTGCAGAATTCGTTGTAATTCCTGAAAAAGGTTATGATGAAGCTGAACTGTTAACCCAAGTCAAAGCGGGTATCGAAAAAGGCAAAAAACACGCAATCATTGCGATGTGTGAACATGTAACGAATGTAGATGCACTGGCTAAACATATTGAAGCTGAAACAGGCCGTGAAACACGTGCGACGATCCTAGGCCATTTACAGCGCGGTGGAACACCAACTGCCCGAGACCGCATTATGGCAAGTCGTATGGGTTCTTTTGCAGTTAAGCTTTTATTAGAAGGCGAAGGCGGCCGCTGTGTGGGTTTAATGAACTCACAAATGGTTCACCATGACATTATTGATTGTATCAACAATATGAAACGCCCTTTCAATCAAGAACTGTTTGATCTGTCTGATTCGTTATTCTAA
- a CDS encoding AHH domain-containing protein: MAISKRGKLNDGAKIDAHLLSSYCPLTSHHLISHSLFYKVSTPRQKQMHDHHYNFDKHKNLVLLPSKDESKAKIIACYYALPWHSSGHTGNQIIKHYNNSEKGKAVGKSDNPFGGNKAQGKGNNLTEDELKMYNADAKKLEKTKGYHKVVSSLFLTVLKKLKCNQSNSEYQGYLDSLSEDICSLISDFDLLLSNPGYDFASGQDGCNSSGCGDREHTKERTVGLWLSDYVISAYVNNEAEDRLNLLSELQG; encoded by the coding sequence ATGGCAATTAGCAAAAGAGGTAAGCTTAATGATGGAGCAAAAATAGATGCTCATCTACTATCATCTTATTGCCCACTAACAAGCCATCATTTAATTAGTCATAGCTTGTTTTATAAGGTATCAACACCAAGACAAAAGCAAATGCATGATCATCATTATAATTTTGACAAGCATAAAAACTTGGTTTTATTACCAAGTAAAGATGAGAGTAAGGCGAAAATAATCGCGTGTTATTATGCACTGCCGTGGCATTCAAGTGGTCATACCGGAAACCAAATTATTAAGCATTACAATAATAGTGAAAAAGGAAAGGCTGTAGGGAAGAGTGATAACCCATTCGGAGGCAATAAAGCGCAGGGTAAAGGGAATAACCTGACTGAAGATGAACTCAAGATGTATAATGCAGATGCAAAAAAATTAGAAAAAACCAAAGGCTACCATAAAGTTGTGAGTTCTTTATTTTTAACTGTATTAAAAAAATTAAAATGTAATCAAAGTAATTCAGAATATCAGGGATATCTTGATTCGCTATCTGAAGATATCTGTTCTTTAATTTCAGATTTTGACTTATTGCTTAGTAATCCTGGTTATGATTTTGCCAGTGGTCAAGATGGCTGTAATAGCTCTGGGTGTGGTGATCGCGAACATACAAAAGAGCGAACAGTAGGACTCTGGTTATCAGATTACGTTATTAGTGCTTACGTTAATAATGAAGCAGAAGATCGTTTAAATTTATTATCAGAATTGCAAGGGTAA
- a CDS encoding aerolysin family beta-barrel pore-forming toxin — translation MKKIKIQTFNLLSTSILLVVSGGVGAEQIYTDQIVLDSLGDDVCRAGYRPVDHLEASTHRDYFASKMGPSDIIGLQGRWVIMGSGYNSTIKEEQSNQNQPVQTWCVPLSGQSDIPNYSMKTIPEGDEIDIQYALVNDYDNFVRPLSYLAHYLGYAWVGGNDSSYVGKDMDVTRSGDQWLIQGNNNGSCSGYRCDEKTKITINNFAYTVDDGNFSHGDVVESDRELVKTISVMARNYSDIPQQVVVDLTVDESTSWSKTNTYAFSQKVITENTFGWPLVGETKLTIEFGANQSFGNTNGGSTSHKVSLQARPMIPANSQLPIRLDLYRSDISYPYQFDAKISYDTNFNGFLRWEGNAWNTHPEDRPYRSHTFSMGRSSEPSADIRYQWDHRYIPGEVKWWDWSYAITENGLSNMQDTTAKSLRPFKSYVSGDFYAKSQYAGAIEIGRSTELTNLETVPEGQVMMKLSDSIEVLDNFDIDELESLGFGNAELSIRIAE, via the coding sequence ATGAAAAAAATAAAGATACAAACATTTAATCTGCTTTCAACTTCAATTCTACTAGTAGTTTCTGGTGGTGTTGGAGCTGAACAGATCTATACGGATCAGATCGTTCTTGATTCACTTGGTGATGATGTTTGTCGCGCTGGATATCGTCCTGTTGATCATCTCGAAGCTTCAACGCACAGAGATTATTTTGCATCAAAGATGGGACCGTCGGACATAATAGGTCTACAAGGTAGATGGGTAATTATGGGGTCTGGCTATAATAGTACTATTAAAGAAGAGCAGTCCAATCAAAATCAGCCAGTACAGACTTGGTGCGTACCTCTGTCGGGCCAAAGTGATATTCCCAATTACTCGATGAAAACGATACCTGAAGGCGATGAGATCGATATCCAGTATGCTTTGGTTAATGATTACGATAACTTTGTGCGACCTTTAAGCTACTTGGCACATTATCTCGGATATGCCTGGGTTGGTGGGAACGATAGTTCATACGTTGGCAAAGATATGGATGTCACTCGCTCTGGTGACCAATGGCTTATCCAAGGAAATAATAATGGCTCATGCTCTGGTTACCGTTGTGATGAGAAGACAAAAATAACGATTAACAACTTTGCTTATACCGTTGACGATGGTAATTTTTCGCATGGCGATGTGGTTGAATCTGATCGAGAATTGGTTAAAACAATATCTGTCATGGCTCGGAACTATAGTGATATTCCTCAGCAGGTAGTCGTTGACCTGACTGTCGATGAGTCTACTAGTTGGAGTAAAACAAACACATATGCTTTTTCACAGAAGGTTATAACAGAAAATACCTTTGGGTGGCCCCTGGTAGGGGAAACTAAACTGACTATCGAGTTTGGAGCTAATCAGAGCTTTGGTAATACCAATGGTGGCTCAACCAGTCACAAGGTCTCACTACAGGCTCGCCCAATGATTCCAGCTAATTCCCAACTACCTATTCGTTTAGATCTTTATCGTTCTGATATCTCTTATCCTTATCAGTTTGATGCAAAAATTAGTTATGATACGAACTTTAATGGTTTCTTACGTTGGGAAGGTAATGCGTGGAATACTCACCCTGAAGACCGTCCATACAGAAGCCACACTTTTAGTATGGGACGCAGTAGTGAGCCATCAGCAGATATTAGGTATCAGTGGGATCACCGCTATATTCCAGGTGAAGTAAAATGGTGGGACTGGAGTTATGCTATTACAGAAAACGGGCTGAGTAATATGCAAGACACAACAGCAAAAAGTCTGCGTCCGTTTAAATCTTATGTATCTGGTGATTTTTATGCTAAATCTCAATATGCTGGTGCAATTGAAATTGGTAGGTCTACAGAATTGACAAATCTAGAAACCGTTCCTGAGGGTCAAGTAATGATGAAACTATCCGACTCTATCGAAGTGTTAGATAACTTTGACATAGATGAATTGGAGTCTCTTGGCTTTGGTAATGCAGAACTAAGTATCCGTATTGCTGAATAG
- the tpiA gene encoding triose-phosphate isomerase, which yields MRQALVMGNWKLNATKASVEALINGLVDAAKDNATVEVAVCPPAVFIPQVEALTADTAISYGAQDCDVNTAGAFTGENSAVMLKEFGCKYTLVGHSERRVIHGESSEVVADKFAVAQENGLVPVLCIGETLEQFEAGETKAVVEAQLQAVVTKSGIASLNNAVIAYEPVWAIGTGKTATPEIAQDIHAHIRSWLAEQDAAVANKVQILYGGSVKGANAAELFGQADIDGGLVGGASLDAVEFSKVIAGASA from the coding sequence ATGAGACAAGCACTAGTAATGGGTAACTGGAAACTAAACGCAACTAAAGCATCTGTAGAAGCTTTAATTAACGGTTTAGTTGATGCGGCAAAAGACAATGCAACTGTTGAAGTTGCTGTATGCCCTCCTGCTGTTTTTATCCCACAAGTTGAAGCATTAACAGCTGACACTGCAATTAGCTACGGCGCACAAGATTGTGACGTTAATACAGCTGGTGCATTCACTGGTGAAAACTCAGCAGTTATGTTAAAAGAATTCGGTTGTAAATATACGCTTGTTGGCCACAGCGAACGTCGTGTTATACACGGTGAATCAAGCGAAGTTGTTGCTGACAAATTTGCTGTTGCACAAGAAAATGGCCTAGTACCTGTACTTTGTATCGGTGAAACGCTAGAGCAGTTCGAAGCTGGCGAAACTAAAGCAGTTGTTGAAGCGCAACTTCAAGCGGTTGTAACTAAATCTGGTATCGCATCTCTAAACAATGCAGTTATCGCATACGAGCCAGTTTGGGCAATTGGTACTGGTAAAACAGCAACACCTGAGATTGCACAAGACATCCACGCTCACATCCGTTCATGGTTAGCAGAGCAAGATGCTGCAGTAGCAAACAAAGTTCAAATCCTTTACGGTGGTTCAGTTAAAGGCGCTAACGCTGCTGAATTATTCGGTCAAGCAGACATTGATGGCGGCCTAGTAGGCGGCGCTTCACTAGACGCTGTTGAATTCTCTAAAGTTATTGCTGGTGCTTCTGCATAG
- the elyC gene encoding envelope biogenesis factor ElyC, with product MFELKKIIGTWLMPLPFLLTAFILAALLYKLTRHKRSAQVLFCSSFITLFLLSLDPVASRLAATLESQYPSYQQQSVDYIHVLGNGHTTVDSLPITSQLTPAALARTTEGVRIYRLNPTAKLIFSGYGGGDINSNAKMNARLAIALGVPKSAIILLEDPRDTIEEAIDNKEITQGKRLVLVTSATHMPRAMTIFRQQGLSPIPAPTAHVSKPVNGIQPLQYYFPRARYLAVSEIVVHEWLGLAWLSLKNNQ from the coding sequence ATGTTCGAACTTAAAAAAATCATTGGTACCTGGTTAATGCCACTGCCATTTCTGCTCACTGCTTTTATCCTTGCGGCACTACTATATAAACTCACCCGTCATAAACGCAGTGCCCAAGTGCTGTTTTGTAGTAGTTTTATTACATTATTTCTATTAAGCCTTGATCCTGTCGCTAGCCGTTTAGCCGCTACATTAGAGTCTCAGTACCCGAGTTACCAGCAGCAAAGTGTTGATTATATCCACGTATTGGGTAACGGTCACACCACGGTAGACAGCTTACCGATCACCAGTCAGTTAACCCCTGCCGCCCTTGCTCGAACCACAGAAGGCGTACGTATTTATAGACTAAACCCAACGGCCAAATTAATTTTCAGTGGCTATGGCGGTGGTGATATCAACAGTAATGCGAAAATGAATGCCCGTTTAGCTATCGCATTAGGCGTACCAAAATCAGCCATTATATTATTAGAAGATCCTCGTGACACCATAGAGGAAGCCATTGATAATAAAGAGATTACTCAAGGTAAACGTCTCGTACTAGTCACCTCCGCAACGCACATGCCACGGGCGATGACAATATTCCGACAACAAGGTCTATCCCCTATCCCTGCACCAACGGCGCATGTCAGTAAACCGGTAAATGGCATACAACCATTACAGTATTACTTCCCTCGTGCTCGGTATCTCGCGGTAAGTGAAATAGTGGTCCATGAATGGTTAGGACTGGCTTGGTTGTCGCTAAAAAATAACCAATAA